agctcgtcaaggacgagaaaaggtgggccggcggtgtccgctcgagctcgggctcaacctcaaagcgcacgaagcacacggcgagcggcaactactcgtctggtgacaccggtggggccagcgagggtgaaccgcaggtgtttgggggtacgggggatccaacgcccgacgaatacgggggatccagccatgggcgccgtcggccgcaagggacgaatgcggcgaaggcggctagagcgaggaagggccgaggcgaatcaagccagtcggcctcgggatcgggctcgcggggaggctcggacacacttatggtggcgtacataaccgccacaatggcggacacttcccgcttctcgtacgcccaattcacggcctggtggaacggaattgtgcatatggcaggactacttggtcttcctcctccccctaaacctcgaccgcctccggaggatgattcgccggcagagtagtttttttattttcccacgtttaattgtgtgttttttattttgtgttttttatttttttaggattttaattgtgtgctttttttattttttttaagtttaagttgaatttatttttaatgttgtgtgttttttaataaagtgtgtttatttaaattgaattgggttggaaataaaaaaaaatgaaattgaatgaatagtaatttaaggaacggttaaggaacggagggttgcaggttccgttccttagttaaggaatggagtaaaaaagtacagtgaggctctcaaatagtggtttaaggaacggtataggaacggtataggaacagcgttgtggatggcctcataaattatgattttttgtGGCTATTGCAAACTCTAAAAGTTGTCCATGATATAATGAGTTTCAAGACACGTTTAACTTTGTACGATGTATCTTGTGTgctaaagttttttttttttcaaaaatagtactccctccgtcccgcactactcgcacgtttccttttcggcacggagattaaggaatgagtgtatagcaaagtcaaatattacggctgtaggtgaaaatatttactaaaaatgaaaagagtgcaaataacttgggacgcccaaaaaggaaataagtgcaagtagtccgggacggagggagtatattgtgTTACATTGGTTTTGGCCATGTGGGTCGTGACAAGTCTACCAAGTTGGTATTTGGCTAACACTTGGCTAGCAACGTGTACTCTTgtttatactccctcagtccgtcaataagagtctcatttttccattttggttcaTCTGCGAATATGAGTCTCGGTTCAcgtttactataaatggtatatatgtttcacatttcactaactcattccgctcacattttcatttaaaactaatatataagttACCCTCttattcaactaacttttttaagatttcttaaaacttgtgccggaaagaaatgagactccaaTTCACAGACAAATGGAGTATTGTATTATTGCAAACTCAAAATTCCCAATAGTAGTACTCCTATATGATTTCGCTCAATGTAATTAAGACGTCAATGCTTTCTGAAACTACGTAAAAAGAAAAGATGTTATGACAAGTTATAGCCTTGAAAAATATATAAGCATGATACGGCTACCCGAACACCAAATGTGTAGGTCCGCCGGCCTGATTAAGAAATCCACAATGGTTTTCCAATTTTCAGCCCACAACATCTGCAATACAACTAGCCTCATTTTTGAACCTATAGCATATGAATTATCACACTCGTTTGTTTGAGGATTTACTTCAAAGAAGATCATGTAGGTGtttgttacggactcaattcctaTATTGGCTGTGATAACAACTGATGtagggtatatagactaaatgagttctctctcctaacaggctagtcttttgggtgAGTTCTCCTATTTGGTCTGTAACAGTGTTTTCCAACGTTCTTGAATGGATTCGTAGTCAAACCATAAACATAGTGACATGGATCATGTCAAATCCCAACATTTGATTAATGGATAATGCGATGACGCTGGAGACGTACCAGTCGGCACTTGAAATGGACAAGTATCGATGTTCGACGTGGAGCGCCAATGCCATGAAAACTTCCTTTGGTTGCGCTAAAAATGTAGATTGTGATGTGTTTGTctctatttttagttttatgttttttatttgtagttttaaAGATTGGTCCATTTTGTCTTTACTCTTTGGCCTACTCCAtgtagtatttaaattgaacCGCCATCCTAATTTagtgttagagcatctccaatagcggcgagcgcaccggctagccgattcttggcgctcgccggtccgctcgccgaatcattacagccggcgagcgccaaatcggcgagaaaaacggcgagcgcacgctgattcccgagcgctcggcgatgcggtcgccgatctcctggccgccattgcaggctccagaTTGGCAAGCgggatttttttttcgaaacactatatatacgcgatttggacttcattttcatttgcaccacttgttttaacgagtactctctctatcttaatttctgtacaagagcaacaacgcgaaatggagcacaacaacgagtctactccagtgacaagcgggtctcaaactccgacGGTACCTGCGGGAGGTGGttgggctatggctggactatttttattggagatgctcttaaggaATACTCCCTTAGTCCACGAATATGAGTTCATTTCTTATGGctcgggttttaaaaaatgttaaaaaaaagtgaatggaaaaaaagttagtgaaatatgaatctCACTTATACACGTACTTTTAAATGATATGGGAGTAGAATGAGTTGATGGATGTGAGGCTATATTACCATTATGATAATTATAAAACGAGAttcctatttgcggacggagggagtatgatactAACGAATAAGATGCATATCCTATTAGGATAGGTGCATATTTATTTGGGTTGAGTTTTATTATTAGCTGAGTAGCTTACATTGTTGCCATTTTCGTAAAGTCCGAACGTGTTTCATTTCTTTTATACTCGTTATTTTATACATGTTTCAACCATTAATATAAGATGCTTTAACGTAAAAACTAGAAAGATGTAATTATTTCCATAAAAATTTGTACATTTATGATATCTTATCTAACTACTTATTAATTACATGCACTTTCATGTATCACTAAATTAAGTGTTTTAATAAAGTAAAATCTATATATCTTTTGCTATTGGAATCAAATGGAGTACATGTTAACGGAATCGCAAGTtcaatacttcctccgttcttTAGATATagaaattatttctatttttgtctatctcttaaaaatgaaaatttcatactttttaattttaggaaattttttACTCTAATAAAGtggggacccattctccactaacaatacttcatttatttttttatccatCTCAGTCTTACTTTACAAAGTATATATTAAAACTAGtgtcgtttcaaaagtttttttttttcaaagatGAAGGTAGtagtattatgtttttttattaaaaaaacatagcCAATTAGCCCCAATAGTTCAAAACCAATAATATTACTAATACGAGATTAAGGTGTTGTTCGGTTGTTATGACTtcattatcatatgattatttATTCACGATTAAGTTGAACGGGtcataagggcatccacaatgcgGCTTGTTGCTGGCTTCTTCAATCAATCTAACCTCTTCAATCAAGTTTTAGAAGGTCACTGCCAATATCCTTCACGGTCAACAACTGTCAATACAACATGAGGTACTATCTCGCCAATGGTATTTATCcgaggtggtcgactttcgtgaagatgCTCAACATGCCGCAAAATCCAATACGGGTTTTTTGCGCAAAATCAAGATTCTACAAGCACGGTTCGCGATTATCAAAGCTTCAGGTCTTTCTTGGTTTCTGCAAAACTTACCGACATAAATGTATTATCATACACAACATTATAATTGAAGATGGCGGACTAGAAGAGGAAAATTAGTTAGATCGACAATTCGACCGCAAGTAGTTCCCCACGCCAAATGCATCGAGGTCATTTTGCAAGCGATTAGCTCGCCGGGCAACAACGCGTGATTCCGCCGCTCACACCCAACTCCAGGAAGATCTAATCGAACACATTTTTGCGACATCTGACAACCATTAGCTGATTGATTTTCCACGAACCCTTCGATTTTAGGATGATTAATTTTATCGCTtaaaataaattgtaatattatgATTTGAATATGtaacttttgatttttttaataaaatgtcatttttataattttaaaataacatttaatcttaatttaaattaaaaggtttaagaGAAGTGAAGTttaagagatgaagtaaaaaGTGGGTTGCATTGTCTCATCATTAAGAAATGAAGTGAAAAATGGTATAAAGTCTATGAATAGAGTAAAGATGAGATGGTCAAGACTCAATGTATGGTTAAAATTAGGATTGTGGATGACCTAATTGAATTGATCCAATCATTGCCTATATTTTGAGAGAAATAAGGCCATGAACAAATAAGGCCCATGGGCCCATCTAATAAAGTTTGGTCCAATTCTAAATCCATATTCTAGATTGTTCCATAACTTTTGATGACAAAAAAACCCTCATTTCACTCCCTCACTCACAACTCACACACAATAGGTGTTTGGGCAAATCAAAATTTATGATGAATTGAAGTTCTCTTTCCTTTCATCCCCTTTCTATTGCACAAATCATTACATGGAAACACTCACCTCCCTTCTCACTCGTTAACTCTTTCCTCTCACACATAAGGTACATTACTTGCTTGCATGCTGTGAGATTTCGTTAACTCTGTCTATGCATTTTGCTTCATAGTATGAAAATTGAAGTGCCCACATGCTTGATTACTTTTATATTATGCAGTTATTTTTGCTAGAACagactttttatatttttctcctTTCTTTCAACTTCCCATTTGTAGGGGATTGTTTTCTAGTACTTCATGAGAACAGTTTTTAAGCataggtttttttttaaattaaattttaagtaAAGTTGATATACGTCTAGATTTTAGCAATCTGTGCGTTAATTACGTCATTAATCATTTACTAGCATTTGATATAAGCAAATATTATGAATAAAACAAGCTTTTATTTGGAAATTTATTTGATACGGATGGGCTTCTGCACTTTTCCAGCATTATCTTTAGTTATTTATTAGTTGTTGACAGAATCTTGTTTATTGGTAATTGTTTTGAGATAGACTTGATCTCTTAGAGTTTTGAGTTGTTTTGAGTAGGTTTAGAAGTCTTTAGTTAATTATgaatattaattactactattattcaaCTGTGTTTTTCTAATTATTGGGTATTTGGGGCGTTgtagtttgttttttttttcctattattAGGTATTGGGAGTGTTGTCTGTGCCTTCTGGTCAtgttatactctctccgtctcttaaaaatagacaaagttgtatatgcacgagttttaatatgcaattggtaaaataagagagagaggaaaaagtaaagagagagaggggaaagGAGGTGGAAGTAGTGTTAATGGATTATGGGGTCCACGTTATCAGTAGTTCAAAACTTATTTAGACTTTATctattagtctattttttgggggacagagagagtatttctGTTTTACTAATGAGATCAAACTATTCGCTTACTCGAACTTGGACGTGGATATTATTGCAGTATTTCTGTTCGTAAGTAGTGTTCGTGAATTGTTTGAACGTGGATATTATtgcagaatatgatgattgacAATCTACATGTGTGGTGTATATAGGTAGCTCATTGTTGAATTTGGGAACTAGTTTATTTTCAATGGATTGCAACAAAGATGAGGCCATCAGGGCCAAGGAAATTGCTGAGAAGAAGATGCAAAGTAACGACTTCGAAGGCACCCATAAGATTGCTTTGAAAGGAAAAAACCTCTACCCGAAACTCGAAAACATTACCCAGATGCTGAGCATCTGTGATGTGCACTGCTCAGCTCAGAAAATGGTTCTAGGATCCGAAAAGGATTGGTATGGAATCCTTCAAGTCAAAAAGTCGGATGACGAGGCAGCGATCAAGAAACAGTATCGCCGGCTAGCGCTTATTCTGCATCCCGATAAGAATCAATTCCCTGGCGCTGAGGGGGCTTTTAAGTTGATTTGTGAAGCTAATGCATTGCTTTCCGATCCAGCAAAGAAATCTGCGTACGACAGTAAGATGAATGTCTGGTCCGGAACTACAACAAACCATCCGAATCATCAGATTAACAGAAGCTTTCAGGTCAATAATCAATATGGTGCTCAAAAGAGAAACGCGTCTGATGGTTCAAGCAGCCTGAATCGTGATCAAAATACTGACTCTACCTCGGTTTTCTGGACACAATGCCCGTTCTGCAAAGTAAACTACGCGTATCTGAGACAATATATCAACAGATGTTTGCAGTGCATCAAATGCCATAAGAGTTTTGATGCATATGAAATGACTGCTCCGCGTGTTTCCTCGACTAATTTGGGGAACCAAGGCTCTCAGCATGTGCCGTCAAAACCTGATATACACCAGGTAGATAGTTCTCAAGAGACTATACCGGCAAATTGTGAAAATGGTGTGCAAAATATCGAAGTGTCTTCAGTGTCTGGATCACAAGGGGATGTCAGCATGAAAAGTGTTCAACTAGAGGTAGGTGTCCGAAAAGGAGGCCGTTCCGAGAGTACTGCTGAAAATTTGAAGACCGGGACGATAGGCAAGAAGAGGGGGAGGAAGTTAGTGATAGAATACAGTGATGATTCTGATACTGAGCTAGAGAATGTATCATACAAGAAAGCTGATGAAGATTATCTTTCTATACCTCGTAAGAGAGCTCAAACAAGCAACGAGGAAGATGTTCAGAAGCACAAGGATGGCAATCAAAATAGTTTCCCCTCAGTTCTAACATCTTCCAAGTTTGAAAACAAAGAGACAGGAGCTGATCGCCCCGAAAAAAGTTTGAAGGAAAAGAATAAGAGCGTTGATAAAGAAGCTGACCTAGTGGAAATTGAAAGCTCTGACATAGATTTATCTTCAAGTAATGATTCAGATACAGGCTATTTCGAGTGTCCTGATCCAGAATTTTACAATTTCGAGGGGCTGCGCGATGAAAGCCTGTTTTGTGCGAGACAGTTTTGGGCTTGTTATGATACGTTCGATAGCATGCCAAGATTCTACGCTAGGGTGAGGAAGGTATGTTATTCTCCGTTTAAATTGCATATTACATGGCTGGAAGCTGTTCTTATACATGATTCTTGTAAACGATGGGTGGAAACAGAGTTACCGGTTGGTTGTGGAAGCTTTAAACTTGGTAAACGTGACACTATATCAGAATGCTTGTCACTTTCTCATCAAGTGCAttgtagaaaaggaaaaaagaaaggTTCTTTTTTCGTATACCCGAGAGAAGGCGAGGTCTGGGCTCTCTTCAGAGACTGGGACATCAGTTGGAGTTCCAATCCCGAAAATCATAAGGAATTTAGATATGAAATTGTGGAGGTGCTCTCTGATTTTGCTGAAGGCATTGGCATAAAAGTTGCCTATTTGGAAAAGGTTAGTGGATTTGTGAGCCTTTTCAAGAGAGCAGACCAAAGTGAGACTAATTCATTTCTAATAGGGCTGACAGAGCTGTACAGATTCTCCCACTGTGTTCCCAGTTTCAAATTGTCTGGCATGGAAAGCGAGGGCGTGCCAATAGGTTCATTTGAACTTGATCCCGGCTCCTAGCCTCTTAATCCCGATCACTTGTATTTCCCTGGGAGAGCCAAGATCGAGCGTGGTTATAAGAATCCTAGCCTTGGGAACTCACTTCCTAAGTATGCTAAGGGAAAGAGTAAATCTTCTTCGACAGGGAGTTTTTGAGGTTCAATAAGGCTGGATTTGGAAGGGACTAATTGACTTAATCATGTATTCGTCCGAACAACATTCGTTTACATGGCTGGAAAAGATTTATGGCTAACCGAATGTGGATTTAGTGTTTATTCCTCGATACATAAAACAAAACGCGACTTTTGCTAACAAATGGTAGGTACTCTTTGGCTGTTTTAAGGGGCAATTTTCTATCTTGATGTCTCGTTCGGAAGTGTCTTGTACGGTCTGTACAGAAACATTTGTTAGAGCATCGTAATAGGAGCCGGAGATGAAGGATTGTGCAGAGACTGCTACATATTTTTTCATGTTCCAGCTTACTGGTAAATAGGTAGTCTTCTGAGGGGCTTTGGAATCTGTTTCTGAGGGTATGTGCTTTTTATGAATGGTAGAAGGTCCATTATAGTGGTGGTGATAGTCATTTAACCTTTCCTTGATTGATTATAtatactttcctttttagtttgtctaaaTCAAGATGACCAATTGCTAAaattata
This portion of the Salvia splendens isolate huo1 chromosome 10, SspV2, whole genome shotgun sequence genome encodes:
- the LOC121751389 gene encoding uncharacterized protein LOC121751389 isoform X1, with translation MDCNKDEAIRAKEIAEKKMQSNDFEGTHKIALKGKNLYPKLENITQMLSICDVHCSAQKMVLGSEKDWYGILQVKKSDDEAAIKKQYRRLALILHPDKNQFPGAEGAFKLICEANALLSDPAKKSAYDSKMNVWSGTTTNHPNHQINRSFQVNNQYGAQKRNASDGSSSLNRDQNTDSTSVFWTQCPFCKVNYAYLRQYINRCLQCIKCHKSFDAYEMTAPRVSSTNLGNQGSQHVPSKPDIHQVDSSQETIPANCENGVQNIEVSSVSGSQGDVSMKSVQLEVGVRKGGRSESTAENLKTGTIGKKRGRKLVIEYSDDSDTELENVSYKKADEDYLSIPRKRAQTSNEEDVQKHKDGNQNSFPSVLTSSKFENKETGADRPEKSLKEKNKSVDKEADLVEIESSDIDLSSSNDSDTGYFECPDPEFYNFEGLRDESLFCARQFWACYDTFDSMPRFYARVRKVCYSPFKLHITWLEAVLIHDSCKRWVETELPVGCGSFKLGKRDTISECLSLSHQVHCRKGKKKGSFFVYPREGEVWALFRDWDISWSSNPENHKEFRYEIVEVLSDFAEGIGIKVAYLEKVSGFVSLFKRADQSETNSFLIGLTELYRFSHCVPSFKLSGMESEGVPIGSFELDPGS
- the LOC121751389 gene encoding uncharacterized protein LOC121751389 isoform X2, encoding MDCNKDEAIRAKEIAEKKMQSNDFEGTHKIALKGKNLYPKLENITQMLSICDVHCSAQKMVLGSEKDWYGILQVKKSDDEAAIKKQYRRLALILHPDKNQFPGAEGAFKLICEANALLSDPAKKSAYDSKMNVWSGTTTNHPNHQINRSFQVNNQYGAQKRNASDGSSSLNRDQNTDSTSVFWTQCPFCKVNYAYLRQYINRCLQCIKCHKSFDAYEMTAPRVSSTNLGNQGSQHVPSKPDIHQVDSSQETIPANCENGVQNIEVSSVSGSQGDVSMKSVQLEVGVRKGGRSESTAENLKTGTIGKKRGRKLVIEYSDDSDTELENVSYKKADEDYLSIPRKRAQTSNEEDVQKHKDGNQNSFPSVLTSSKFENKETGADRPEKSLKEKNKSVDKEADLVEIESSDIDLSSSNDSDTGYFECPDPEFYNFEGLRDESLFCARQFWACYDTFDSMPRFYARVRKVCYSPFKLHITWLEAVLIHDSCKRWVETELPVGCGSFKLGKRDTISECLSLSHQVHCRKGKKKGSFFVYPREGEVWALFRDWDISWSSNPENHKEFRYEIVEVLSDFAEGIGIKVAYLEKG
- the LOC121751389 gene encoding uncharacterized protein LOC121751389 isoform X3, with product MDCNKDEAIRAKEIAEKKMQSNDFEGTHKIALKGKNLYPKLENITQMLSICDVHCSAQKMVLGSEKDWYGILQVKKSDDEAAIKKQYRRLALILHPDKNQFPGAEGAFKLICEANALLSDPAKKSAYDSKMNVWSGTTTNHPNHQINRSFQVNNQYGAQKRNASDGSSSLNRDQNTDSTSVFWTQCPFCKVNYAYLRQYINRCLQCIKCHKSFDAYEMTAPRVSSTNLGNQGSQHVPSKPDIHQVDSSQETIPANCENGVQNIEVSSVSGSQGDVSMKSVQLEVGVRKGGRSESTAENLKTGTIGKKRGRKLVIEYSDDSDTELENVSYKKADEDYLSIPRKRAQTSNEEDVQKHKDGNQNSFPSVLTSSKFENKETGADRPEKSLKEKNKSVDKEADLVEIESSDIDLSSSNDSDTGYFECPDPEFYNFEGLRDESLFCARQFWACYDTFDSMPRFYARVRKSYRLVVEALNLVNVTLYQNACHFLIKCIVEKEKRKVLFSYTREKARSGLSSETGTSVGVPIPKIIRNLDMKLWRCSLILLKALA